One genomic region from Leishmania braziliensis MHOM/BR/75/M2904 complete genome, chromosome 35 encodes:
- a CDS encoding putative mitochondrial carrier protein — protein sequence MTQSFSSSLNGSSRCVSAKNEHLWMHGAAGVMGGSTAMMLFYPLDFLRTRMHTIHQGSRTMPLRSAREIVRQEGLRGMYKGIGVSVISHSVGWGLYLLSFRAAQQRITELLGGKVEDFMFEQSSLDFMSACVAATITGTVVTPLHVIKTRRQLCDANHLPNCVRAQPLPPGFAGVRAIVRREGWKAMFRGLGPQVLLTGNTIIQVTIYEWFRRHMFTNHENPSPLQVALASGFSKAVACTLFNPLEVVRTCLQDHRNHGRAEFKSMWTGLQTIWRSEGLHGMYRGLPVNVARVIPTTMMAFVLYEKSLWAIRTTYEMAESLHTAGAATSSTSNGVKGGAAGSNISTASSSKEGRSVGQPQFQ from the coding sequence ATGACGCAGTCTTTCTCATCATCCTTGAATGGCTCCTCGCGGTGCGTGTCAGCGAAGAATGAACATCTATGGATgcatggcgctgcaggcgtcATGGGCGGATCAACCGCGATGATGCTGTTCTACCCGCTCGACTTTCTCCGCACTCGCATGCATACCATTCACCAGGGAAGTCGCACGATGCCGCTCCGCTCCGCTCGTGAGATTGTGCGCCAGGAAGGATTGCGTGGCATGTACAAAGGCATCGGCGTGTCGGTCATCTCGCATAGCGTTGGCTGGGGCCTATATTTGCTCTCCTTtcgcgccgcgcagcagcgcatcacgGAGTTGCTCGGCGGAAAAGTGGAGGACTTTATGTTTGAGCAGTCCAGTCTCGATTTCATGAGCGCGTGTGTCGCGGCTACTATCACGGGTACCGTCGTCACCCCGCTTCACGTCATCAAGACACGCCGGCAGCTGTGCGACGCCAACCACCTTCCCAACTGCGTACGTGCGCAGCCACTGCCCCCCGGCTTTGCTGGGGTCCGAGCTATTGTACGGCGGGAGGGTTGGAAGGCCATGTTCCGCGGGCTTGGACCTCAGGTACTGCTCACCGGCAACACCATCATCCAAGTGACTATCTACGAGTGGTTCCGGCGTCACATGTTCACCAACCACGAAAATccctcgccgctgcaggtggcACTGGCTTCCGGCTTTTCCAAGGCAGTGGCCTGTACCCTCTTCAACCCCCTCGAGGTTGTGCGAACCTGCTTGCAGGATCACCGCAACCACGGCCGAGCGGAGTTCAAGAGCATGTGGACCGGCTTGCAGACCATCTGGCGAAGTGAGGGGCTCCACGGTATGTACCGCGGCCTTCCTGTGAACGTTGCTCGTGTCATCCCCACAACGATGATGGCGTTCGTGCTGTACGAGAAGAGCCTGTGGGCGATACGTACGACGTATGAAATGGCTGAGTCGCTGCAcacagcaggcgctgcgacTTCAAGCACTAGCAATGGCGTCaaaggcggtgctgctggtagCAACATCAGCActgcaagcagcagcaaggaaGGCCGCTCTGTGGGACAGCCTCAGTTCCAGTAG